From the genome of Candidatus Delongbacteria bacterium, one region includes:
- a CDS encoding secondary thiamine-phosphate synthase enzyme YjbQ: MVEEEIFTRNRAEFLRLDARLEELLARAGWRDGLLLVHVPHTTAGVTFNENGDPDVPRDLLMRLDRLAQDAEYRHAEGNSAAHLQASLCGCQVLVPVRGGRLKLGCWQSVWFCEFDGPRRRQVWVDWIPGGLGVQP, from the coding sequence ATGGTCGAGGAAGAGATTTTCACGCGAAACCGCGCGGAATTCCTGCGGCTGGACGCCCGGCTTGAGGAACTCCTGGCGCGGGCGGGGTGGCGGGACGGCCTGCTCCTGGTTCATGTGCCCCACACCACGGCCGGAGTGACCTTCAACGAAAACGGCGATCCGGACGTCCCGCGCGACCTGCTGATGCGCCTGGATCGGCTGGCCCAGGATGCGGAGTACCGGCACGCCGAAGGGAATTCCGCCGCCCACCTGCAGGCCAGCCTCTGCGGGTGTCAGGTGCTGGTTCCGGTGCGGGGCGGGCGCTTGAAGCTGGGATGCTGGCAGTCCGTCTGGTTCTGCGAGTTCGACGGCCCCCGGCGGCGACAGGTCTGGGTGGATTGGATCCCGGGAGGCCTTGGTGTACAAC
- a CDS encoding amidohydrolase family protein, which produces MADASKKSRPVAKPSTAKSSKLIAGKSAGTGAKTPLAPPPRSAAGAKAAKPLARPVVKAASKLAARPTPKAAAKPAPASLPKSVAKAAPKLASKPVAKPLAKPAPKPQPVVAAKSAPKPAPKTAAPAKSAAVSVREIKPPAGASLLLQGANWVTLNMVREVLQGDVRIEHGRITAIGERLKPRKDEQVVSVHGLTAFPGFVQLHVHLCQTLFRHMAEDLALFDWLRNRIWPLEAAHNPASLAASSRLGILELLLSGTTTVFTMETTHHTETVFQELIAGGQRAYSGKAMMDSGRGVPPELREDTTASLDLARRHLADWHGKGRLSVTLNPRFAPSCSADLLKGVAGLARESGAWIHTHVAETRDEVQLTREVFGRNPVQLYEALGYLEGKFLGVHAVHLTEAEKLIIAAHRNAVLAHCPSANLKLGSGIAPLSDLLARGIRVGLGADGAACNNNLNILEELRLAGLLQKVSRGAATLSAETLLELATIDAARAIGLEEEIGSIEPGKKADLVFFDLNHPSIQPAGTPAQQLVWSASSRDLVHTLVEGEFLVKDRRATRLDHEEVLKNAKFEARKLVARAGLEGKVRL; this is translated from the coding sequence GTGGCTGATGCATCCAAGAAGTCCCGACCCGTTGCCAAGCCATCCACTGCCAAGAGCAGCAAGCTGATCGCCGGCAAATCCGCCGGGACGGGGGCGAAGACGCCCCTGGCTCCGCCCCCCCGGTCTGCCGCCGGGGCCAAGGCGGCCAAACCCCTCGCCCGGCCCGTCGTCAAGGCGGCCTCCAAGCTGGCCGCCCGCCCGACACCCAAAGCCGCCGCCAAGCCCGCGCCCGCCTCTTTGCCCAAGTCCGTCGCGAAGGCGGCGCCCAAGCTCGCCTCCAAACCGGTGGCCAAGCCGCTGGCCAAGCCCGCGCCCAAGCCGCAGCCCGTCGTCGCCGCCAAGTCCGCGCCCAAACCCGCGCCCAAGACGGCCGCACCGGCCAAGTCCGCCGCCGTCTCCGTGCGGGAGATCAAGCCGCCGGCGGGCGCCAGCCTGCTCCTCCAGGGAGCCAACTGGGTGACCCTCAACATGGTGCGCGAAGTGCTGCAGGGCGACGTGCGCATCGAGCACGGCCGGATCACGGCCATCGGCGAACGCCTCAAGCCCCGCAAGGACGAACAGGTGGTGTCCGTCCACGGGCTGACGGCCTTCCCGGGTTTCGTCCAGCTGCACGTGCACCTCTGCCAGACCCTCTTCCGCCACATGGCCGAGGATCTGGCCCTGTTCGACTGGCTGCGCAATCGGATCTGGCCGCTGGAAGCCGCCCACAACCCGGCCTCCCTGGCGGCCTCCTCGCGGCTGGGCATCCTGGAGCTGCTGCTCTCCGGCACCACCACGGTCTTCACCATGGAGACCACGCACCACACGGAAACCGTCTTCCAGGAATTGATCGCCGGCGGCCAGCGCGCCTACTCCGGCAAGGCCATGATGGACAGCGGACGCGGCGTGCCGCCGGAACTGCGCGAAGACACCACGGCCTCGCTGGATCTGGCCCGCCGGCATCTGGCGGACTGGCACGGCAAGGGCCGCCTAAGCGTGACCCTCAACCCGCGCTTCGCCCCCAGCTGCAGCGCGGACCTGCTCAAGGGCGTGGCCGGGCTGGCCCGGGAGAGCGGCGCCTGGATCCACACCCACGTCGCCGAGACCCGGGACGAGGTCCAGCTGACCCGCGAAGTCTTCGGCCGCAACCCCGTGCAGCTCTACGAGGCCCTGGGCTACCTGGAAGGCAAGTTCCTGGGCGTCCACGCCGTGCACCTGACAGAAGCTGAGAAGCTGATCATCGCCGCCCACCGCAACGCCGTGCTGGCGCACTGCCCCAGCGCGAACCTGAAGCTGGGAAGCGGGATCGCCCCGCTTTCCGACCTGCTGGCGCGGGGCATCCGCGTGGGGCTGGGCGCCGACGGCGCCGCCTGCAACAACAACCTCAACATCCTGGAAGAGCTGCGCCTGGCCGGCCTGCTGCAGAAGGTCAGCCGCGGCGCGGCCACCTTAAGCGCCGAGACCCTGCTGGAGCTGGCCACCATCGACGCCGCGCGCGCCATCGGGCTGGAGGAGGAGATCGGCTCCATCGAGCCGGGCAAGAAGGCGGACCTGGTCTTCTTCGACCTGAACCACCCCAGCATCCAGCCGGCGGGCACGCCCGCCCAGCAACTGGTCTGGTCGGCCTCGTCCCGGGACCTGGTGCACACGCTGGTGGAAGGCGAATTCCTGGTCAAGGACCGCCGCGCCACCCGACTGGACCACGAAGAAGTGCTGAAGAACGCCAAGTTCGAGGCCCGCAAGCTGGTCGCCCGCGCCGGGCTGGAGGGCAAGGTCCGGCTGTAG